In Pseudothermotoga hypogea DSM 11164 = NBRC 106472, the following are encoded in one genomic region:
- a CDS encoding MFS transporter — translation MKDFLYSLGSFSAGLLSNPISTFAIFYYVDVLKAPVEKISLVMLLYGLWNAVNDPLFGYLSDITKTRWGRRRPYIFFFSLPLALSFAFFWAPPFDASKPTALVLYYAVMIFLFDSFFTIVILNWTALFPEMYPTLQQRAKVSALRQILGIPSLLIGVAATPMIVARLGWQKMGVIFAIVGGSLLYLSLLGVRENPKFYSKETLKLSEAIKHTFLNKSFITYVSASFLLQYTYTALLAALPFYAKYVLKLNETQTTLLLAMIFVFTFLLVPVWQRFTPKLGAKKTMMVSMILWAILLSGFAFIKTFVQGLILACCLALSLAGAFIILDIMIAEIADEDEVKTGRRREGMYFGANALIIRLGISLNSLIMGLVLSKSGYDPNLPVEGQPASAILGIRALCSFIPIAATLLGIFVLRKYPLEGEYLEQVKERLKQMHATET, via the coding sequence ACAGTCTCGGTTCTTTCAGCGCTGGCTTACTCTCAAATCCCATCTCAACTTTCGCAATCTTCTACTACGTGGATGTTTTGAAGGCACCCGTGGAAAAGATCAGCCTGGTGATGCTTCTGTATGGTCTGTGGAACGCGGTGAACGATCCTCTGTTCGGTTATCTGTCAGACATCACTAAAACAAGGTGGGGAAGACGTAGACCGTACATTTTCTTTTTCTCTCTTCCACTCGCTTTGAGTTTTGCGTTCTTCTGGGCTCCACCCTTCGACGCTTCCAAGCCCACAGCCTTGGTCCTGTACTACGCTGTGATGATCTTCCTCTTTGACAGTTTCTTCACCATCGTCATACTGAACTGGACTGCTCTCTTTCCAGAGATGTATCCAACGTTGCAGCAAAGGGCAAAGGTATCCGCGCTGAGGCAGATCCTCGGCATTCCGAGTTTGCTCATAGGTGTCGCCGCCACACCGATGATCGTTGCGAGGCTCGGCTGGCAGAAGATGGGTGTGATCTTTGCGATTGTGGGAGGCTCACTGCTGTATCTCTCGCTGCTCGGTGTGAGGGAGAATCCCAAGTTCTACAGCAAGGAGACTCTCAAGCTCTCAGAGGCTATCAAGCACACGTTTCTCAACAAATCTTTCATCACGTATGTTTCCGCTTCGTTTTTGCTCCAGTACACCTACACAGCCCTCCTCGCCGCACTGCCTTTCTACGCGAAGTACGTCCTCAAGCTGAACGAGACACAGACCACGCTCTTGCTCGCTATGATCTTCGTCTTCACCTTCCTGCTCGTACCAGTTTGGCAGAGGTTCACGCCGAAACTCGGCGCGAAGAAAACGATGATGGTCTCGATGATCCTCTGGGCGATCCTGTTGAGTGGCTTTGCGTTCATCAAAACGTTCGTTCAGGGTCTGATCTTGGCCTGCTGTTTGGCGCTGAGTCTCGCGGGAGCCTTCATCATATTGGACATAATGATCGCGGAAATTGCGGACGAAGACGAAGTCAAGACAGGAAGAAGAAGGGAGGGCATGTACTTCGGGGCGAACGCGTTGATTATAAGACTTGGAATATCGTTGAACTCTCTGATCATGGGTTTGGTTCTTTCAAAAAGTGGCTACGATCCGAACTTGCCTGTGGAAGGCCAGCCTGCGAGTGCGATCCTTGGAATCCGTGCTCTGTGTAGTTTCATACCGATTGCCGCCACCTTGTTGGGCATATTCGTACTCAGAAAGTATCCACTGGAAGGTGAATATCTCGAGCAGGTCAAAGAGAGACTGAAACAGATGCACGCTACTGAGACGTGA
- a CDS encoding WD40 repeat domain-containing protein, translating to MRWLKELTILLVIALVVLGFTQSSIKTLGMGPVTSIAFSPDGKYMAAGSIAVHLIDTNTWQVIRTFEGHKLPVFSVSFSPDGKKLASGSWDRSIKLWDVATGKEILTLKGHKDEIFSVAFSPDGKVLVSASADETIKLWNVSNGNEIRTLTGHTEGVSHVVFSHDGKFLVSSSGDKTIKVWNASKGSLVRTITGHEGAVYHVAISKDDKLIASCSDDGTVRLWNMKTGKLEKTLESGSQMIFAISFSPDGKVLACSREDGTVNVWDVASGKQIVQLTGGVSYAYSVTFSPDGKLIASGSEDGSIRVWKVGNWELSREMHYGSNAPVRVVAASPDGKTIASGSDDYKIRLWNIETNQLIRTIEGHTSTLNTISFSPDGKLLVSASDDGTVRVWEVNSARLVRELKSEQEHFYAVMSPNGELIASPGNLIDIELWSTSTGQLLRTLKGGFETFVCLSFSPDSKLLVAGSNDSYVVNVWNVETGKLIHSIPAHDRSVTTVAFSPDGKTFASGSHDKTIKIWETATGKMIATLVGHASSVTSVCFSPDGKTLAAGSLDGTIRLWDVSSGKEISLLVGHGEAVNSVCFSPDGTLLFSASFDRTVKVWKVK from the coding sequence ATGAGGTGGCTGAAAGAACTCACGATCCTTTTGGTCATCGCACTCGTGGTCCTTGGCTTCACTCAAAGTTCCATCAAAACGCTCGGTATGGGTCCGGTCACATCGATAGCCTTCTCCCCAGATGGCAAGTACATGGCCGCCGGCAGCATCGCCGTTCATCTGATCGACACCAACACCTGGCAGGTGATCCGCACCTTCGAGGGGCACAAACTTCCAGTTTTCAGCGTATCCTTCAGTCCAGACGGAAAAAAACTTGCCAGTGGTTCTTGGGACAGATCCATAAAACTCTGGGACGTGGCAACGGGTAAGGAGATACTCACCCTCAAAGGCCACAAAGACGAGATCTTCTCTGTAGCTTTCAGCCCCGACGGCAAGGTCCTTGTTTCAGCATCCGCGGACGAAACGATAAAGCTTTGGAACGTGAGCAACGGCAATGAAATCCGTACGTTGACCGGACACACAGAGGGTGTTTCCCACGTTGTCTTCAGTCATGATGGTAAGTTCCTCGTGTCCAGTTCGGGCGACAAAACGATCAAGGTATGGAACGCTTCAAAGGGTAGTTTGGTTCGAACCATCACAGGACACGAAGGAGCCGTGTACCACGTTGCGATCAGTAAAGACGACAAGCTCATTGCCTCATGCTCCGACGATGGTACAGTCAGACTCTGGAACATGAAAACGGGTAAGTTAGAAAAAACGCTTGAATCCGGTAGCCAAATGATCTTCGCCATCTCTTTCAGCCCAGACGGTAAGGTTTTGGCATGCAGTCGTGAGGACGGAACGGTAAATGTGTGGGATGTTGCGAGTGGCAAACAGATCGTACAACTCACCGGCGGTGTCAGTTACGCCTACTCGGTCACCTTCAGTCCCGACGGCAAGCTCATTGCGTCAGGCAGTGAAGATGGATCTATCAGGGTCTGGAAGGTGGGAAACTGGGAACTCTCGCGAGAAATGCATTACGGTAGCAACGCCCCAGTTCGCGTCGTTGCGGCCAGTCCAGATGGCAAGACGATCGCGTCCGGTTCCGATGACTACAAAATAAGACTTTGGAACATTGAGACAAACCAGTTGATCCGTACCATCGAAGGTCACACCAGCACCTTGAACACGATCTCGTTCAGCCCAGACGGCAAGTTGCTCGTTTCCGCGTCGGACGATGGAACGGTGAGAGTTTGGGAGGTGAACTCAGCTAGACTCGTCCGCGAACTCAAATCTGAACAGGAACACTTCTACGCTGTCATGAGTCCCAACGGCGAACTGATCGCCTCTCCGGGGAATTTGATCGACATTGAACTTTGGAGTACATCAACAGGTCAGCTACTTAGAACTTTGAAAGGAGGCTTCGAAACGTTCGTATGCCTATCTTTCTCACCGGACAGCAAGTTGCTCGTAGCCGGTTCCAATGATTCGTACGTTGTCAACGTCTGGAACGTAGAAACCGGTAAGTTGATCCACAGCATCCCGGCTCATGACCGTTCCGTCACGACGGTCGCCTTCAGCCCAGACGGGAAAACCTTCGCCTCTGGTTCGCACGACAAAACGATCAAGATTTGGGAGACAGCGACTGGCAAGATGATCGCAACACTCGTGGGACATGCATCGAGCGTCACGTCAGTCTGTTTCAGCCCTGATGGGAAGACCTTGGCGGCTGGCTCGCTCGATGGAACCATCAGACTTTGGGACGTCAGCTCGGGCAAAGAGATCAGCTTGCTTGTGGGGCACGGGGAAGCAGTCAATTCTGTCTGTTTCAGCCCAGATGGAACGCTGCTCTTCTCCGCTTCCTTCGACAGGACAGTCAAGGTATGGAAAGTGAAGTGA
- a CDS encoding carboxypeptidase-like regulatory domain-containing protein yields MRKWQILLVSSLVLFLLFSCAAPVVPGEPSTYTIQGVVKLWNDTPLQGVTISAGTKTATTDANGTWTIADLSGAVTVRAQNTDYHIVIAGTVQTTKNVSNASTINFTAYSETEEFGGGYGTQDDPWIIVNVWQLDNMRHYVDPSTPRHYKQMRDLDLNDLIARVTPTEANWTPVDSMGPDKPFNGSYNGMGFSIKNMVVLTGNNTSDRYSGFFGRLFEATITNVVFENAQVDYADAFDAGVLAGRIDDSTIDNVIVLNSRVSQASYMGGLVGFASSSTFKNCSVQVILNSPQANPSFYVGGFVGDSSFSNFQNCTVRSSAITGKSTRIGGFAANSDTSVFQNCRFQGTIEDVTATYVGGFVAYAEQDEDLSVNVFEDCAVSASLSAQRDTSTMDMVRIGGFVGFIDAVKRISFKTCVVQADIEVPHYGFTAGGFFAEISGLNTFHQCGFQGSITGNSEEFSDIGGFGGFAYNPATGEVNIQECYARFEVNADSNARVAGFLSMTDGNNITIKNCYAKGSTSAQAQSAGFLRMNTLDQVPDVSKNYVAVSNTDHGFLYNFSSSSLQTPHCYWDNQLTSTIQDHSTAEGKGTSQMKTQSTYSTWDFTNVWAINAVKNDGYPYLRWEDGI; encoded by the coding sequence ATGAGAAAGTGGCAGATTCTGTTGGTTTCATCGCTGGTTTTGTTTTTGCTGTTCAGTTGCGCCGCACCAGTTGTACCAGGGGAACCTTCGACTTACACGATCCAAGGCGTCGTGAAGCTGTGGAACGACACACCATTGCAAGGTGTCACGATCAGTGCGGGCACGAAGACGGCGACTACCGACGCGAACGGGACTTGGACGATCGCAGATTTGAGTGGTGCGGTCACGGTGAGAGCGCAGAACACTGATTATCACATCGTCATCGCGGGCACTGTACAAACCACCAAGAACGTTTCGAACGCTTCGACGATCAACTTCACAGCCTATTCCGAAACCGAAGAGTTCGGTGGCGGGTACGGTACACAAGACGATCCTTGGATCATTGTGAACGTGTGGCAGTTGGACAACATGAGACACTACGTCGATCCATCCACACCGAGACATTACAAACAGATGAGAGATCTGGACTTGAACGATCTGATAGCAAGGGTCACTCCGACCGAAGCGAACTGGACACCCGTCGATTCGATGGGTCCAGACAAACCCTTCAACGGAAGCTACAACGGGATGGGATTTTCCATAAAGAACATGGTGGTTTTGACGGGCAACAACACCAGCGACAGATACTCTGGTTTCTTTGGGCGCCTCTTTGAGGCAACGATCACCAACGTGGTCTTCGAGAACGCTCAGGTTGACTATGCAGATGCCTTCGACGCGGGTGTTCTGGCTGGAAGGATCGACGACAGCACCATCGATAATGTGATCGTGCTCAACTCGAGAGTCTCTCAAGCTTCCTACATGGGTGGGCTCGTGGGGTTTGCCAGCTCTTCGACCTTCAAGAACTGTTCGGTTCAAGTCATCCTCAACTCACCACAGGCTAACCCATCGTTCTACGTGGGAGGGTTCGTAGGTGATTCGAGTTTTTCGAACTTTCAAAACTGCACCGTGCGATCGAGCGCGATAACCGGTAAGTCTACAAGAATCGGAGGCTTTGCGGCAAATTCAGACACGAGCGTCTTTCAGAATTGTCGTTTCCAAGGTACCATAGAGGATGTTACAGCAACCTACGTTGGTGGTTTCGTGGCCTATGCTGAACAGGACGAAGATCTCAGTGTGAACGTCTTCGAAGATTGCGCTGTGTCGGCTTCTTTGAGCGCGCAGAGGGATACTTCGACGATGGATATGGTCAGAATAGGTGGCTTCGTTGGTTTTATCGACGCAGTGAAGAGAATTTCTTTCAAAACCTGCGTTGTTCAAGCGGACATAGAAGTTCCGCACTACGGTTTCACTGCGGGTGGCTTCTTCGCAGAGATTAGCGGGCTCAACACATTCCACCAGTGTGGCTTTCAAGGTTCGATCACGGGCAATTCTGAGGAATTTTCCGACATAGGTGGTTTTGGTGGTTTTGCTTACAATCCAGCAACTGGTGAAGTGAACATTCAAGAATGTTACGCGAGGTTCGAAGTCAACGCAGATTCGAACGCCAGGGTCGCCGGATTTTTGAGCATGACGGATGGAAACAACATCACGATCAAGAACTGCTACGCGAAGGGTTCAACGAGTGCTCAAGCACAATCGGCAGGTTTTTTGAGGATGAACACATTAGATCAAGTTCCAGACGTGTCAAAAAACTACGTCGCCGTTTCGAACACCGATCATGGTTTTCTGTACAACTTTTCATCTTCTTCGCTTCAAACTCCTCATTGCTACTGGGACAACCAACTGACCAGTACGATCCAAGACCACTCAACGGCCGAAGGCAAGGGCACCAGCCAGATGAAGACGCAGAGCACTTATTCAACTTGGGATTTCACAAATGTTTGGGCGATCAACGCTGTGAAAAACGATGGTTATCCCTATCTCAGGTGGGAAGACGGTATTTGA
- a CDS encoding pyridoxamine 5'-phosphate oxidase family protein has product MGKYFKPLRRKDRALKDDEALEILSKSNYGVLCVFDGNYPYGVPVNYVYEDGFIYIHSAKEGHKIESIKSFDRVCFTVVGSSQVMENEFSTKYESVVVFGRADILHDEQVIPALRKLAQKYSPRYTNEAERIIQDSFKDVAVIRIKIEHVQGKANR; this is encoded by the coding sequence GTGGGCAAATACTTCAAACCCCTGCGCAGAAAGGACCGAGCTTTGAAAGACGATGAAGCACTCGAGATTTTGTCAAAGTCTAACTACGGTGTATTATGTGTCTTCGATGGAAACTATCCTTACGGTGTGCCAGTGAACTACGTCTACGAAGATGGTTTCATCTACATTCATTCCGCAAAAGAAGGTCACAAGATCGAGAGTATAAAGTCTTTCGACAGAGTTTGTTTCACCGTCGTTGGGAGTTCTCAAGTGATGGAGAACGAGTTCTCAACCAAGTACGAAAGTGTCGTCGTCTTTGGCAGGGCAGACATCTTACACGATGAACAGGTCATACCGGCTCTCAGAAAGTTGGCGCAGAAGTACAGTCCACGCTACACAAATGAGGCAGAGAGAATCATTCAAGATTCTTTCAAAGATGTCGCTGTAATAAGAATAAAGATCGAACACGTACAAGGCAAGGCAAACCGCTGA
- a CDS encoding GLUG motif-containing protein, which yields MVKKWNGEPLQGVTISAGGVSTTSDSQGHWSISGLSGTVVVSAQLQNYYIVVDGTNYETQIEASNERTINFTDYSETEEFGGGNGTQENPYIIVNVQQLLNMANHVPDSSDSTPLYFTQIRDIDLNDAVVPRNISSDPQPNWTPLGRSDQPYICVYNGSEFSIKNMVVVDDGSLSNGFFHAIENSTIRNVIFENATVVATKTFTNTGILAGSVYSGCTIDNVVVRNSRVIIRVANPDFIGGLVGATYDSTITNCRVDELTIEAEYDVSIGGAIGGFVGSAQDSSSFEENLLRTTTIKGKFSQLAGGFVGLAENSFFENCDLDTLLMQDLRSTVGGFAAHLSHSSFVDCDVVEATLSASDCQYAGGFVGFSRTNNFTNCTFKGRVEVGTSNSPQAYIAGFAALAYANTDNSNFESCKVLSGSWLILTADRAGTNYICGLIGYGYGYGNDAKLILDNSFVRAKYITPDGNTNVISSAPLGFFGDWVQNGSPDAQWEQ from the coding sequence GTGGTGAAAAAATGGAACGGTGAACCACTTCAAGGTGTGACGATCAGCGCGGGTGGAGTCAGCACAACGAGTGATTCACAAGGACATTGGTCCATCTCAGGTTTGAGTGGAACCGTCGTGGTGAGTGCGCAGTTGCAGAACTACTACATCGTGGTGGATGGGACGAATTATGAAACTCAGATCGAAGCGTCCAACGAGAGGACAATAAACTTCACAGATTATTCTGAAACAGAAGAGTTCGGCGGTGGTAATGGCACGCAAGAGAATCCATACATCATAGTGAACGTGCAACAGTTGCTGAATATGGCGAACCATGTCCCAGACAGCTCAGATTCAACACCTCTGTATTTCACGCAGATAAGGGATATCGACTTGAACGACGCTGTTGTACCCAGAAATATATCTTCAGATCCACAGCCAAACTGGACACCACTTGGAAGATCTGATCAACCATACATCTGCGTGTACAATGGCTCGGAGTTTTCAATAAAGAACATGGTCGTGGTCGACGATGGTTCACTGAGCAACGGCTTCTTCCACGCTATTGAGAACTCAACTATTCGGAACGTCATCTTCGAGAACGCCACTGTCGTCGCTACGAAAACTTTTACCAACACGGGAATCCTGGCTGGCTCGGTTTACTCAGGCTGCACGATAGACAACGTCGTTGTTCGGAACTCTCGCGTGATCATTAGGGTTGCGAATCCTGATTTTATAGGCGGTCTCGTGGGTGCAACTTACGATTCTACCATCACGAATTGCAGGGTCGATGAGTTGACGATCGAAGCCGAGTACGATGTCAGCATCGGTGGTGCAATCGGTGGTTTCGTTGGTTCTGCTCAGGATTCTTCTTCTTTCGAGGAAAATCTTTTGAGAACGACAACGATCAAAGGTAAGTTCTCTCAACTTGCTGGCGGGTTCGTGGGACTTGCAGAAAACTCTTTCTTTGAGAACTGTGATCTCGATACGCTGCTCATGCAGGACTTGCGCTCGACTGTTGGTGGCTTCGCTGCTCATTTATCGCATTCTTCGTTTGTCGATTGCGATGTGGTGGAAGCAACGCTGTCGGCCAGTGATTGTCAATACGCGGGCGGGTTCGTGGGATTCTCACGAACAAACAACTTCACAAACTGCACTTTCAAAGGTCGTGTGGAAGTTGGAACATCGAATTCCCCACAGGCATACATCGCCGGCTTCGCCGCTTTGGCTTATGCGAACACGGATAACAGCAACTTCGAAAGCTGCAAAGTCTTGTCGGGCTCTTGGCTCATCCTAACGGCCGACCGAGCGGGGACTAATTATATTTGCGGATTGATAGGATATGGTTATGGCTACGGTAATGATGCAAAACTCATTCTCGACAACAGTTTCGTCCGTGCCAAGTATATCACTCCCGACGGGAACACAAATGTTATAAGTTCGGCACCCTTAGGTTTTTTTGGTGATTGGGTTCAAAATGGTTCGCCCGATGCGCAATGGGAGCAGTAG
- a CDS encoding WD40 repeat domain-containing protein encodes MRSLNVLILVLVFVCSTFALVQDITRPVLSIAAGPVVSLVISPDSKYILVGTQDGNVKILDAQTNQQVGETIRCGATVYGLAIEASGKYFVTGLGDGSIIVWDFETRQKIRSWSAHNFTVRSVAISPDGKYIAAGSYDSTVSIWELETGELVQTLVGHKDWVHTVAFTPDRKYCLASLSSSGGWVRGLIFISTCVIIIAWKLCHSA; translated from the coding sequence ATGAGATCGTTGAACGTACTGATTCTGGTACTTGTGTTTGTTTGTAGCACTTTTGCACTCGTTCAGGACATCACAAGGCCGGTCCTCTCAATTGCAGCTGGACCTGTTGTTTCACTCGTGATCAGTCCAGATTCGAAGTACATCCTCGTCGGCACTCAAGATGGAAACGTGAAGATCTTAGACGCACAGACCAATCAACAGGTGGGTGAGACGATACGCTGTGGTGCGACCGTCTACGGTCTTGCCATAGAAGCGAGCGGAAAGTACTTCGTCACGGGCTTGGGAGACGGTTCGATCATTGTCTGGGACTTCGAGACGAGACAGAAGATTCGAAGTTGGTCGGCGCACAACTTCACGGTTCGTTCTGTAGCCATCAGCCCAGATGGGAAGTACATAGCTGCCGGATCGTACGACTCGACAGTCTCGATCTGGGAGCTCGAGACGGGCGAACTCGTGCAAACCTTGGTCGGTCACAAAGACTGGGTTCACACCGTCGCCTTCACACCTGACAGAAAATACTGCCTCGCAAGCCTTTCTTCTTCAGGGGGATGGGTAAGAGGCTTGATTTTTATTAGCACTTGTGTTATCATCATAGCGTGGAAACTATGCCATTCGGCATAG